A part of Aegilops tauschii subsp. strangulata cultivar AL8/78 chromosome 2, Aet v6.0, whole genome shotgun sequence genomic DNA contains:
- the LOC109771349 gene encoding uncharacterized protein, protein MDGRNLLGAVGGAARANQNKTKIVKIAVPVLAMLLLLTAAAVSTTPDDRACLRAFFRRDMFLVFCVFVSTTTGCFLTWMAVMAPTEDSRRSYAWAAVRCFALLAINLYFALSNLPDVDDAA, encoded by the exons ATGGATG GCCGCAATCTGCTGGGTGCTGTCGGAGGAGCTGCGAGAGCGAACCAGAACAAG ACCAAGATCGTCAAGATAGCGGTACCGGTGCTGGCCATGCTGCTGCTGCTCACGGCGGCGGCTGTCTCGACGACGCCGGACGACCGTGCCTGCCTCCGTGCCTTCTTCCGCCGCGACATGTTCCTGGTGTTCTGCGTGTTCGTGAGCACCACAACCGGCTGTTTCCTGACGTGGATGGCCGTTATGGCGCCGACGGAGGATTCCCGGCGCTCGTACGCGTGGGCCGCCGTCAGGTGCTTTGCGCTTCTTGCCATCAATCTGTACTTCGCCTTGTCCAA CCTGCCGGATGTCGACGATGCTGCCTAG